In the Natronolimnobius baerhuensis genome, one interval contains:
- a CDS encoding MnhB domain-containing protein: protein MTGPDETDDGPSEPVESDGGQDADDEPFADASSGDEEIHGYPSDAPDEAEQPDSSAQDTAQDATVKPDLEEIADEPPTVVTQSPVVKTAARMLTPFVVVFGVYLTLFGTSLPGGAFQGGVVMASAIVLIALSFGFEPTRQWLDARALAGLFVLGTALFGGIAFSGIIVGDAMLDLEGYPLSVEDMVKLVEVAIAALVSGVIIGAVIWLASGVGDESDGGESL from the coding sequence ATGACTGGGCCTGACGAGACGGACGACGGCCCATCCGAACCCGTCGAATCCGATGGCGGCCAGGACGCAGACGATGAGCCGTTCGCCGACGCCTCGAGCGGTGACGAAGAGATCCACGGCTATCCCTCGGACGCACCCGACGAAGCCGAGCAGCCGGACTCGAGTGCACAGGATACAGCTCAGGATGCGACGGTCAAGCCGGATCTCGAGGAGATAGCTGATGAGCCACCGACGGTCGTCACGCAGAGTCCGGTTGTCAAGACGGCCGCGCGGATGTTGACGCCGTTCGTCGTCGTTTTCGGTGTCTATCTGACGCTCTTCGGGACCAGTCTTCCCGGCGGCGCGTTCCAGGGAGGGGTTGTCATGGCCTCTGCAATCGTGTTGATTGCACTCTCGTTCGGGTTCGAGCCAACGCGGCAGTGGCTCGACGCGCGAGCGCTTGCCGGGTTGTTTGTCCTCGGGACCGCGCTGTTCGGCGGGATTGCCTTCAGTGGCATCATCGTCGGTGACGCGATGCTCGACCTCGAGGGGTACCCCCTCTCAGTCGAGGATATGGTCAAATTGGTCGAAGTTGCAATCGCTGCGCTCGTCAGCGGTGTGATCATCGGTGCAGTCATCTGGCTCGCATCCGGTGTCGGTGACGAGTCTGATGGAGGTGAGTCGCTATGA
- the mnhG gene encoding monovalent cation/H(+) antiporter subunit G, with amino-acid sequence MTLLTALIILCAAIGVFFTFVAAVGMIRLPDVYTRSHAATKADTLGAGFSILAVALYFGTAGEVLRALLLIVFIYYTNPTAAHAITRAAYSQGIEVWTADDTTEDSQ; translated from the coding sequence ATGACACTGCTTACTGCCCTCATTATCCTGTGTGCTGCAATCGGCGTCTTCTTCACGTTCGTCGCCGCCGTCGGCATGATCCGGCTGCCAGACGTCTACACGCGATCACACGCAGCGACGAAAGCCGACACACTCGGTGCCGGTTTCTCGATTCTTGCCGTTGCGCTCTACTTCGGTACGGCTGGCGAAGTCCTGCGAGCGCTGTTGCTGATCGTGTTCATCTACTACACGAACCCGACTGCAGCTCACGCGATTACCCGTGCCGCCTACAGTCAGGGAATCGAGGTCTGGACGGCTGACGACACCACGGAGGACTCACAATGA
- a CDS encoding cation:proton antiporter, which yields MTEFLNTVLLGAAALVVVLALIVLYRVFAGPTTHDRVVAINVIGTSIVIVLALISAGLDRPEYLDIAIVYALLNFVLSLVVGRFTYQSGEVDWR from the coding sequence ATGACTGAGTTTCTCAACACCGTCTTACTGGGCGCGGCGGCGCTCGTCGTTGTCCTCGCGCTAATCGTCCTCTATCGCGTCTTTGCCGGGCCGACGACCCACGACCGGGTTGTCGCGATCAACGTGATCGGAACGAGCATCGTGATCGTGCTGGCGTTGATCTCGGCGGGACTGGACCGACCCGAGTACCTCGATATCGCGATTGTCTACGCGCTGTTGAACTTCGTGTTGAGCCTCGTCGTCGGTCGCTTTACCTACCAAAGCGGTGAGGTGGACTGGCGATGA
- a CDS encoding Na(+)/H(+) antiporter subunit D has product MNELLSIPPSLFVVVAALLVPLVSRRLAHAVATLSLVAVVAWALLVPEGTGPTYLFMGLEIITVQVDTFTRLMAIIFGAFGASAVAFAYFADTGRRHLLWGLAYVIASIWTVTVGDWLGLIIGWEIMAIASTIFVWLSGGTAVRAGYRYALAHGIGGSLLLGGIVLYLVSTGLEPTALHFDGTGISGIPITVAGTTVSLAAVLAGLGIGVNTAVIGLHAWLPDTYPKPHVATSVFLACYTTKSAVYAAYRAFPEGNAILAFVGAAMAIYGASFALAQKDMRRLLSYHIQSQVGIMLAGIGVGSALGIAGAFAHLFNHILYKGLLFMAAGILILQLKEEKLDKFGAIGTSAPIALVVFLVGAMSISGVPGFNGFISKGMVMDAADYDFASDVVLAGFSFDILFWMIVLGSMGTFASFIKFGYYAFLQGDPIEMPDANRGHAIVAGSVAAACIFFGIYYQALVAYLPMAGELELDPYSFSHLLKAGYLAGGGILIFVLGKPIISRLHGGFDVDQIYDPVTFYGVRSLSGGLGSIYNGVNTLVVTTGWRLVRSSHDPSASIRSVLPERWHDRYDQRLQQTPGKTGGKLGIGWTIYVAAGVLTLVLTLALFVN; this is encoded by the coding sequence ATGAACGAACTGCTCTCGATTCCACCGTCGCTGTTCGTCGTCGTTGCAGCCCTGCTCGTGCCACTCGTCTCCCGACGACTTGCCCACGCGGTCGCGACGCTGTCGCTCGTCGCCGTTGTCGCCTGGGCGCTGCTCGTCCCCGAGGGAACCGGCCCGACGTACCTGTTCATGGGCCTCGAGATCATCACGGTCCAAGTCGATACGTTCACGCGCCTGATGGCGATTATCTTCGGCGCGTTCGGGGCCTCCGCAGTCGCGTTCGCGTACTTCGCTGACACCGGGCGACGTCACCTGCTGTGGGGGCTTGCCTACGTGATCGCGTCCATCTGGACCGTCACCGTCGGTGACTGGCTCGGCCTGATCATCGGCTGGGAGATCATGGCCATCGCCAGTACGATCTTCGTCTGGCTCTCCGGCGGCACCGCCGTGCGAGCGGGCTATCGCTACGCGCTCGCACACGGTATCGGTGGCAGCCTCCTGCTGGGCGGGATCGTCCTCTATCTCGTCTCGACTGGCCTCGAGCCGACCGCGTTGCATTTCGACGGCACGGGGATCAGCGGAATACCGATCACGGTTGCCGGCACGACGGTCTCGCTGGCTGCGGTGCTGGCCGGTCTCGGGATTGGCGTCAACACGGCCGTAATCGGGCTTCACGCCTGGCTGCCGGACACGTATCCCAAACCGCACGTTGCGACATCGGTGTTCCTCGCGTGTTACACCACGAAGTCGGCGGTTTATGCGGCCTACCGCGCATTCCCCGAAGGGAACGCGATTCTCGCGTTCGTCGGCGCTGCGATGGCGATCTACGGCGCGAGCTTCGCGCTGGCTCAGAAGGACATGCGCCGCCTGCTGTCGTATCACATTCAGTCACAGGTCGGCATCATGCTCGCCGGGATTGGCGTCGGCTCGGCGCTCGGGATTGCCGGTGCGTTCGCCCACCTGTTCAACCACATCCTCTACAAGGGGCTGTTGTTCATGGCCGCCGGCATCCTGATCCTCCAGCTCAAAGAGGAGAAACTCGACAAGTTCGGCGCTATCGGCACCTCCGCGCCGATTGCACTCGTCGTCTTCCTCGTCGGGGCCATGTCAATTAGTGGCGTTCCCGGCTTCAACGGCTTCATCAGCAAAGGGATGGTGATGGACGCCGCGGACTACGACTTCGCATCGGATGTCGTCCTCGCCGGCTTCTCGTTCGACATCCTGTTCTGGATGATCGTCCTCGGCAGCATGGGGACGTTCGCGTCGTTCATCAAGTTCGGCTACTACGCCTTCCTGCAGGGCGACCCAATTGAGATGCCCGACGCGAACCGTGGCCACGCGATTGTCGCCGGCTCGGTCGCTGCCGCGTGTATCTTCTTCGGCATCTACTACCAGGCACTGGTCGCGTACCTGCCGATGGCCGGTGAACTCGAGCTTGATCCCTACTCGTTCAGCCACCTGCTGAAAGCCGGCTATCTCGCCGGTGGTGGTATCCTGATCTTCGTCCTCGGTAAACCGATCATCAGCCGGCTTCACGGCGGCTTCGACGTTGATCAGATCTACGATCCGGTGACGTTCTACGGGGTCCGGTCACTTTCGGGCGGCCTCGGTTCGATCTACAACGGCGTCAATACCCTCGTCGTCACCACGGGCTGGCGGCTGGTTCGATCCTCACACGACCCAAGTGCGTCGATCCGGAGCGTGCTGCCCGAACGCTGGCACGACCGATACGACCAGCGATTGCAGCAGACACCCGGGAAAACCGGCGGCAAGCTCGGTATCGGCTGGACGATCTACGTCGCCGCCGGCGTGCTCACGCTCGTACTCACGCTTGCACTCTTTGTTAACTGA
- a CDS encoding proton-conducting transporter transmembrane domain-containing protein, producing MIEPTILATAETTDSLRPVAVLLIPLLAVGLIFLSKNRPNLREAWSLLAGLAMFGIVLSMAPDVLNGQVHEAHLGTFVEGIELTFRADRLGMLFALVSSGLYVLTAVYSIGYMRGHHEPFQTRFFAMLCLSVGAALGIAFAANIFVLLVFYEVLTLATYPLVAHDESKEARTSGYKYLAYALTGGLAVFGGMIAVFWLTGSITFTRGGIEGIGDVAASDPWAARAAFALLAGGFAVKAGVMPVHAWLPSAMVAPTPVSGLLHAVAVVKAGAFGIARTVIDVFGPGTVADLGIAIPLTILAAATIIISSLFALRQDNLKARLAYSTIAQLSYIVLGLSLVNYLGLMGGLLHIPAHAFAKLTLFLCAGALYVELDVKYISEMAGIGKRMPITMSAFTVASFSMAGIPLMAGFISKWNIMGGGVEAGGAYLLVVPVLVLSGALNVAYFWPIIYTAFFESEEQADEKPVLDNPFGGAPGERAYRPDGGTRDDGHDDAHEDHDEHDDHGHHGHDQLPPADGWRRANLRGSETTLLMLVPLMTTATLMLIFGIAPDYMGFFELIEGIVAGTEVAE from the coding sequence ATGATTGAGCCGACGATCCTCGCGACTGCGGAGACGACCGACTCGCTCCGCCCGGTTGCAGTGTTGCTCATCCCGCTGCTCGCTGTCGGTCTGATCTTCCTCTCGAAGAATCGGCCGAACCTCCGCGAAGCGTGGTCGCTGCTCGCCGGACTGGCGATGTTCGGGATCGTCCTCAGTATGGCTCCGGACGTGCTCAACGGGCAGGTCCACGAGGCTCACCTCGGCACGTTCGTCGAGGGTATTGAATTGACCTTCCGCGCAGACCGTCTTGGAATGCTCTTCGCGCTGGTCTCGAGCGGACTGTACGTCCTCACGGCGGTCTACAGCATTGGCTACATGCGTGGCCATCACGAGCCGTTCCAAACCCGATTCTTCGCGATGTTGTGTCTGAGCGTCGGCGCAGCGCTCGGGATCGCCTTCGCGGCGAACATCTTCGTCCTGCTGGTGTTCTACGAGGTCCTAACGCTTGCGACGTACCCGCTTGTCGCTCACGACGAGTCGAAAGAAGCCCGCACGTCGGGCTATAAGTACCTCGCGTACGCGCTCACGGGCGGGCTCGCCGTTTTCGGCGGAATGATTGCGGTGTTCTGGCTCACGGGCAGCATCACGTTCACCCGCGGCGGCATCGAGGGCATCGGCGACGTTGCAGCCTCCGACCCGTGGGCTGCACGCGCCGCCTTTGCCTTGCTCGCCGGCGGGTTCGCGGTGAAAGCCGGCGTCATGCCCGTTCACGCCTGGCTACCAAGCGCGATGGTCGCGCCAACGCCCGTCTCGGGACTGCTTCACGCAGTCGCGGTCGTCAAAGCCGGTGCGTTCGGTATCGCTCGAACCGTCATCGACGTCTTCGGACCGGGGACGGTCGCCGATCTCGGGATCGCCATCCCGCTGACGATTCTGGCTGCGGCGACGATCATCATCTCGAGTCTGTTCGCGTTGCGCCAGGACAACCTCAAGGCGCGGTTGGCATACTCGACGATTGCCCAACTGTCGTATATCGTGCTGGGGCTGTCGCTGGTGAACTACCTCGGGCTGATGGGTGGATTGCTCCATATTCCGGCCCACGCCTTTGCGAAGCTCACACTGTTCCTCTGTGCTGGTGCGCTGTACGTCGAACTCGACGTGAAGTACATCAGCGAAATGGCGGGCATCGGGAAACGGATGCCGATTACGATGAGTGCGTTCACCGTGGCCAGTTTCAGTATGGCCGGCATTCCGCTGATGGCCGGCTTCATCAGCAAGTGGAACATCATGGGCGGCGGCGTCGAGGCCGGCGGTGCGTACCTGCTCGTCGTCCCCGTGCTTGTCCTCTCGGGTGCGCTCAACGTCGCGTACTTCTGGCCGATCATCTACACGGCCTTCTTCGAATCCGAAGAGCAGGCCGACGAGAAGCCAGTGCTCGACAATCCCTTCGGCGGCGCGCCGGGCGAGCGAGCGTACCGTCCCGATGGCGGCACGCGCGATGACGGCCACGACGACGCACACGAAGACCACGATGAACACGACGACCACGGCCACCACGGCCACGACCAACTCCCGCCAGCCGACGGCTGGCGACGCGCCAATTTGCGCGGTAGCGAAACGACGCTCCTCATGCTCGTTCCACTGATGACGACGGCAACGCTGATGCTTATCTTCGGTATCGCCCCCGACTACATGGGCTTTTTCGAGCTCATTGAGGGAATCGTCGCAGGCACGGAGGTGGCCGAGTAA
- a CDS encoding sodium:proton antiporter has translation MIEQIDAYHYYFTSFALFLIGVYMMIDSRNLIKKVIGLNFAQIAVYLMLVTIGYVDGATPPIIGFEEPHSNPLTHVLVLTAIVVGVALTALALALVIRLHSEFGTVDTREIEAMIAADEVDDDSTGGGSDD, from the coding sequence ATGATCGAACAGATTGATGCCTATCACTACTACTTCACGTCGTTCGCGTTGTTCCTGATTGGGGTGTACATGATGATCGACAGTCGGAACCTGATCAAGAAAGTAATCGGGCTCAACTTCGCCCAGATCGCCGTCTATCTGATGCTCGTGACGATTGGCTACGTCGACGGCGCGACGCCGCCGATCATCGGCTTCGAGGAACCCCACTCGAACCCGCTGACGCACGTCCTCGTGCTGACGGCGATTGTCGTCGGGGTTGCACTGACTGCACTCGCCCTCGCACTCGTTATCCGGCTCCACTCGGAGTTTGGGACGGTCGACACCCGCGAAATCGAGGCGATGATCGCAGCCGACGAAGTCGACGATGACAGCACCGGAGGTGGCAGCGATGATTGA
- a CDS encoding DUF4040 domain-containing protein: protein MIWLELGLIAFVVLAALYVAFARDVVGTIVMFAGLTLAIAVIWVLLAAPDVALIEAAVGAGVTSVLFLIALKKTTGISASDDDAETGSAAETDTPTTDGGEVVADAEAGQSSDDSSGFHPLNLPAALLIAALAIPLGYTFLSLDPIGETAAVATEYATGDATPHTYYLENTLGDTGFPNAVVAVLVVYRGLDTLGELIVAFAAAVSILIVLQREDIL, encoded by the coding sequence ATGATCTGGCTCGAGCTTGGACTGATCGCGTTCGTCGTTCTCGCCGCACTGTACGTCGCGTTCGCACGCGATGTTGTCGGGACAATCGTCATGTTCGCGGGCCTGACACTCGCGATTGCAGTGATCTGGGTCCTGCTGGCCGCTCCCGACGTTGCGCTGATCGAAGCAGCTGTCGGCGCCGGGGTCACCTCGGTCCTGTTCCTGATCGCGCTGAAGAAGACGACCGGAATTTCGGCCTCCGATGACGATGCTGAGACCGGTTCGGCCGCGGAGACGGACACTCCGACGACGGATGGCGGCGAGGTCGTCGCCGATGCTGAAGCAGGCCAAAGCAGTGATGATTCGAGCGGGTTCCACCCGCTCAACCTCCCCGCTGCCCTACTCATCGCGGCACTCGCCATCCCACTCGGCTATACGTTCCTCTCGCTGGATCCAATCGGTGAAACCGCTGCTGTCGCCACAGAGTACGCGACTGGCGACGCAACGCCTCACACCTATTACCTCGAGAACACGCTCGGAGATACCGGCTTCCCCAACGCTGTCGTCGCCGTCCTGGTCGTCTACCGTGGCCTCGACACACTGGGTGAACTCATCGTCGCGTTCGCAGCGGCTGTGAGCATTCTGATCGTCTTGCAACGGGAGGATATCCTATGA
- a CDS encoding monovalent cation/H+ antiporter subunit E — protein sequence MTGTNGLLVPIAPSATLEETVSHAVSVATDGEKPVPVHLVTTVSGHHVEDDLDRYEDVLERAERRAREAGPDSLTVDTALLGADRYVAGPTDHIELFVEYAADHGLERVILDPNYAIDATSPTLQSVESTLARTPLECERAPVSASGWQPTSGELVRAGVIGVVAFGFYIALGGPTYTFALGSGVVAAAIAALLLRNAAFETTPKPLSSLQTVGRGLIFVPYLLWEITKANVLFAYVVLHPSLPIDPGLDRIDAAVSDGISVTTFANSITLTPGTLTVDAEGHHLLVHSLTPGARDDVVDGVHERAVRYLFYGREGLELPGPGERNDDEPLLGPAADADRARARTDGGDRDD from the coding sequence GTGACTGGGACTAACGGCCTCCTCGTGCCAATCGCACCATCTGCGACGCTCGAGGAGACCGTCTCCCACGCAGTCAGCGTCGCAACCGACGGTGAGAAACCAGTTCCAGTCCACCTCGTCACAACAGTCTCTGGCCATCACGTCGAGGATGATCTGGATCGCTACGAGGACGTTCTCGAGCGCGCTGAACGGCGTGCTCGCGAGGCTGGCCCCGATTCGCTCACCGTGGACACAGCATTGCTCGGCGCGGACCGGTACGTCGCCGGTCCGACGGACCACATCGAGTTGTTCGTCGAGTACGCGGCCGACCACGGCCTCGAGCGTGTCATCCTCGATCCGAACTACGCCATCGACGCAACATCGCCGACACTGCAGTCGGTCGAATCGACACTTGCACGGACGCCACTCGAGTGCGAGCGTGCACCAGTATCTGCGTCGGGCTGGCAGCCGACCAGCGGCGAACTCGTTCGTGCTGGTGTTATTGGCGTTGTCGCGTTCGGCTTCTACATTGCACTTGGCGGTCCAACGTACACGTTCGCGCTCGGGTCAGGCGTCGTCGCCGCGGCAATCGCCGCGCTGTTGCTTCGAAACGCTGCCTTCGAGACGACGCCGAAACCGCTCTCGTCGCTCCAGACTGTGGGTCGCGGTCTGATCTTCGTGCCATACCTGCTGTGGGAGATTACCAAGGCGAACGTGCTGTTCGCATACGTCGTCTTACACCCCTCGTTGCCAATCGACCCCGGACTCGACCGGATCGATGCCGCTGTCAGCGATGGGATCTCCGTGACCACGTTCGCAAACAGCATCACGCTCACACCGGGAACGCTCACAGTCGATGCGGAGGGCCACCACCTGCTCGTCCACTCGCTTACCCCCGGCGCTCGAGACGACGTTGTCGACGGCGTCCACGAGCGCGCCGTTCGCTACCTCTTCTACGGCCGTGAGGGACTCGAACTCCCCGGTCCCGGCGAACGGAACGATGACGAGCCACTGCTCGGCCCGGCAGCCGACGCCGACCGCGCTCGAGCGCGCACCGATGGAGGTGACCGCGATGACTGA